In Nocardioides marinus, one DNA window encodes the following:
- the rplQ gene encoding 50S ribosomal protein L17, producing the protein MPKPTKGPRLGGSPAHQRLILSNLATALFENGRITTTESRARALRPLAEKLITKAKKGDLHNRREVLKTIRDKGVVHVLFTEIAPTFSERPGGYTRITKIGPRKGDNAPMAVIELVTEAYSPKAPKAAPAAPAAPVEEAVAEETTEETPVEETGAPEAAAEETEAPEAEATEEPAEESAEESDKA; encoded by the coding sequence ATGCCCAAGCCCACCAAGGGTCCCCGCCTCGGCGGCAGCCCCGCCCACCAGCGCCTGATCCTGTCGAACCTGGCCACCGCCCTGTTCGAGAACGGCCGGATCACCACCACCGAGTCGCGCGCCCGTGCGCTGCGTCCGCTGGCGGAGAAGCTGATCACCAAGGCCAAGAAGGGCGACCTGCACAACCGTCGCGAGGTCCTCAAGACCATCCGTGACAAGGGTGTCGTGCACGTCCTGTTCACCGAGATCGCTCCGACCTTCTCCGAGCGCCCCGGCGGCTACACCCGCATCACCAAGATCGGCCCCCGCAAGGGTGACAACGCCCCCATGGCCGTCATCGAGCTGGTGACCGAGGCCTACTCCCCGAAGGCGCCCAAGGCTGCCCCGGCCGCCCCCGCCGCCCCGGTGGAGGAGGCCGTGGCCGAGGAGACCACCGAGGAGACCCCGGTCGAGGAGACCGGGGCCCCCGAGGCTGCTGCCGAGGAGACCGAGGCCCCCGAGGCCGAGGCGACCGAGGAGCCGGCCGAGGAGTCCGCTGAGGAGTCCGACAAGGCCTGA